One Brachyhypopomus gauderio isolate BG-103 unplaced genomic scaffold, BGAUD_0.2 sc67, whole genome shotgun sequence DNA segment encodes these proteins:
- the LOC143490833 gene encoding guanine nucleotide-binding protein G(I)/G(S)/G(O) subunit gamma-5, whose product MSNNNASSTLAIAHKAVKQLRLEASVRRIHVSQAATDLKNFCLQNAHKDPLLMGVPSGDNPFRPPKSCGLL is encoded by the exons ATGTCCAACAATAACGCCAGCTCCACCTTGGCCATCGCTCACAAAGCTGTTAAACAACTGCGACTGGAGGCGAGTGTCCGCCGAATTCAC GTGTCTCAGGCAGCAACGGACCTGAAGAATTTCTGTCTTCAAAACGCTCATAAAGACCCACTGCTGATGGGTGTACCGTCCGGCGACAACCCTTTCCGCCCACCCAAATCATGCGGGCTTCTTTGA